The genomic segment CAGTAACGTTGATGTGTCGCGACATATTCGGTCTCACATCAGTACTCTCAGggaaaattaccaaaaattacTAAAAATTGAAATGAACCAAAATTGCAAAGACACGAATATCAAACACAGATTGGTGACAATAAGAAATTGAGAACATATTATACGAACCCTTTCAGAAAGATTGTGAACTTCAGCGGCACGAGATCTCTTCGAGGAGGAGGCAGTTAACAGATGCCCTTGTCTTTTGGTTTCATCTTCTTCATAATCATTCTCCTACAACATTGATTCAAACTAATCAATACTGATTGTGTCACAAACTATAATATAAGTTTCCATTGTTATTCTTTGATATAATAAACTTATAAATATTCAGATGCTATCTTTAattagacaaaaacttatgtgagtcGGTCTCACGGGTAATATTTTGTGAtgcagatcttttatttgggtcattcataaaaacgtattactttttatactaaaagtattattttttattgtgaatatcggtagggtttaCCCGTCTcaaagataaatattcgtgaaaccgtctcacaagaaacctactttacatatatataacatatcTTATAAATTTTAGATATATTCCACAATTTTCATACATATTTATGTGAGCATCGATAAGTTGACATTCACACATTAAATAAgatgaaatatagaaaaattgaaTGTCAATgtagaataggtctcttgtgagacggtctcacgaatctttatcgatgagacgggtcaaccctaccgatattcataataaaaagtaatactcttagcataaaaagtaatattttttcatggatgactcaaataagagatccgtctcacaaaattcgattcgtgagatcatctcacacaagtttttgtcgtcGTCAGTAtaatatttacataaatatatacGAAACTAAtacatttatatattattattattattatattattaatcatataacattattttaatatatatgacATAAATGCATCTCGTACAAAGCCGAATCAAGTCGATTAATGGTCACCAATATTCTTCAATTTATATTTTTCGAAGTGTGGGCCAATAATCATCTGATTGAAAAATTGGTGGTATTTAGCCTATCCACGTGGCAAAACATAGTCCACATATGCCACATGGACAGTGATGGGATGACTACCAGTGCTAACATGTACTTGATGTAACAGTCCACGTAAGAACAGCGGCGCACATTTCCTCCGGTGCACGTTAGAGAGATCCTAGGTCCGACTATACGGTTAAAATTGGTAGTAAAAgaagaattaaaaataaatcCGCCATTAATGATGAATTGCTGACCTCACTCCGACACTCGTTGTCATCGGCTTCTCTGATTTTCCGCTTCCGCTCCCCCGCCGGCGTCCGCTTCCTGGTCTGGCGATGCGGCTTACGGCTGGCGCTGAAACTGGATCCGGAACCGCCGGGAGATGACGACACAGTAAGCTCATATGTACCGGCTGCCAATTTCCCAGCGGACGTACCAGGGGCATTAAGCGCCGCAGCACCACGGTCTGTGTTCGTCTGTGTCCTGAAATCCACCAGAGAAGTCCTAGATTCTCGCCCTACAGCCGGCGTCTCATTTGACTCCACCACCGTGGATTCCCTCGCTACCGTTGCCAACGGTTTCGAAATTGGCTCGATACTCTGCCTGCACGGATGCCTCGAGAAATGGACGAAATTCTGGAAGCGTGGGGAAAATTCCGGCTTCTGAGCTTGGAGTGCAATGGGAGGCGACGGCGCCGGATGAGGTCGGATCTCCGGCACGGAACGAGGTGGAGCAATGGCAGTGACAGGAGCCTGAAAaggcggaggaggaggaggaggagcagCAGAGTCCATTAGATCTGCGTACAAATCCCGATCAAATGAGGAGTCATCGATCGGGTACTGAAGCCAAGATGCCATCTCATCCTCTTGCATAAACAGATGCTGCTCCTCCGCAGTCGATCGGATCCCCCTCACTGTCAAATGCTCCGCTGGAACCTCAATCTCTCCGCCTCTCTTGGTTGATCTCTGCACCACAACTTGGCCATTCCGCCACAGAAGTTCCATGATATCCTCCTCACCTCTAcaatcaaaagaaaaaaacaaacaaaacttGAGCTCGCAGAAAACAACATAAAGCAAAGTACAAAAACAAGAATCAAGCTTTACGTGGGCAATAATCTTTTGGGTCTTGAAAATCCTGAAGAGTCCAGAATGGAACACTCCTCTTCTAACTCCTGGAAACCTGGAACGTGGTGATTCATCTCACTCTCTTTCTCCCCAGTCTCCCAAAGAAACCACCATGCAACAATTAATAGGATCTCAATGTGAAGTACAGGACAAATGATCGAGTGCTAGTAGATGATTCTAGAGCTTCACACAGAAAACAAGGTGCGGTGTGCTGCTACCATATACGTCTAGGCTTCATGTCTCTGATCGATGCAACTATTGTTTATTTTTCCTTGGTGTGGGGTTTGGTTTGAGCTGCAACTTACATATAAGAGGAAAGTTTGAGATAAGAATGTGAATACCATGTTTGGCTCTTTACCCCCTTGCTTATACAAATATTCCACCCTAGTCCCTACCCACAAACATCTTCTTGTCAAGGACCATGGATTCTCACGTCAACAGGGGTggaaaaaaataccgaaataccgaaatatcgaaaaaccgtaccgaaaaaaataccgaacttatcgaaaaaatcggtataccgaacatttcggtacggtatcggtatcggtatgaaatatatttttttttggtatttcggtatttttattattatttttattttaatttaagttcggtataccgaaaaaatgtcggtcggtataccgacattttTGTTTCGGTGTCGGTACAGTACTGGTATGAACTTTTTCCATACCGAAAATTTGGTATACCGAATGTGcggtataccgaaatttcggtatcggtatgaaaaaattccataccgatattttcggtacgatatacggtaccgtagttcggtacggtataccgtaccgtaccCACCCCTACACGTCAACTACTTCTTATCCGTCGTCGTTTTCAATAATGCTCACTCTATTAACTAATACAAATACTCATCACTATTTGATGTTAGATGAGGTATCATATTTATTctatcaatttttattttatatatatgataGATTATAGATGTAAAATACGTATATAACAAAATATTTGTGTGTATTCACACATCAGCACAAAcgttaacatatatatatatatatcagcggGTTTTGACACacttatgtttttttaaaaaaagaagaaaatattttttttaaaaaagtaaaattaaagttatcaaaatttgaaatgatAATGATGTGAGAGAAGATGTACGATGAAAAAAGATTTGTAAAATAATGTCGTGAGTGGataatgacattttttaaaTAAGTGTAGGTTTTTGTGTGacgatttcacgaatctttatctgtaagacaaGTCAATCTTACCaatattaacaaaaaaaataatattgttagcataaaaagtaatatttttttattgataacccaaataagataattgtcttacaaaatacgacccgtgagaccgtctcacacaaatttttgcttttaaataattgaaaagctTCATCAACATACCTAAAGTCTTCTGATACAAAGAGTAGTTATAAGTTATAACTGTTGGTGTCACATTGACGGACCAAATTGGTCAATATAAGTACCTCAAAtttaatatatgtatatgtatattaacaTAAATATATACACTACTATAACAAGTTCACGTTTTTTTAATCGATTTTgcgaaatatatattatataattttcttagacatagtttggtacacataaCAGGATAAAcatttgatatataatataagaataagttaaggataaataagatgtaggatattatatttaatgtttgatatgattttaataagagtgattaaatttatatattatattgtaatgacaaaattaaccttatcataataaattttataatttcaaagttgttgcttgagtttatattttttatctgctcatgcgccgatagtgcttgcatgatttatttattttgcctaattttatatattatataatatgataattgagcccttgattttgtgagttaagtcaaatatcaattttttaggttaatcgagtgattctaataattttattgatacttataaaaattatttatataattatctcgaatttatttatataattatcacattatataatatatgaaaataactaaaaatatttatttgattttaatttctacctactagcttagatatataaaaatcatttataaattgagggcaattatgtaatagccaagcctggtgaacggtacggtttaagatttcgtatgattttGACTATTTGTTCAAGTTTAaatatagtttagatgttaagagtttcgatttatgatttatagtatcgttggttatacttgatatgtggttttattgtagcgtcgttgcgatttaattcatgataattcgtatgttgagccaattggtatgaggccaattggagtggttagataagacatagagttgcaactttcatgttgagagtgttgccgaattatgaggagaagcgacgttgcgattcgattttagttgcaaaagaatattgttggcttcaggtgacagtgcacccgcactgcaaaagacaccgcacccgcggtcggctagtgcacccgcggtgtcagGGCAGAAccttcagcgcacccgcggtcgataaTGCAGCGTACCCGCGGTCGTAACtttggattttcggaagtgttgcagaatgcctagcgcacccgcggtgtattttggagcgcacccgcggtgtgtgaatagtaaaagcgtgttttcggttttaagtgatataagacATGAGTTGGTTCACTTTTTCCCCATTTCTACCCATTCttctcggtttcttcagagcaagCGAGCTAGGgtttcattttctttctttcatttctttgattcaagcttattgttggattattgaagtgagaacgaTGTCATTGTtagttcaaggagctaaggtaagcttgtggctttgtttattcttggtttttggtgttgggagatattatgggtttgttgatggtgttgattttatgggttttatggtatgggtttgtgattattgagatattgatggtgcaattcatggtttattgttgtaggttttctACCAAGGGATTAGATTCAAGGTttccaagtgtagtaagtggaattcattcccttgtgctcacatgataatatatgtattgtgttccaatgttttaacatgttattcccttccatttgattcatattatgtatagatataccatgttgtatatgagaggctttatatgtctcaatagtgtaaaagggaatacaaaagaaaagagtatgcaaagtgtttggtttaatgcccaaaagagagttcaaatgatttattggattgatagatacatagtcagagattgcatgcaatgagttgatcaacgaccataggcttatatcccaatagagtaatcgatttatatcgatgggatataggtacagagacagagatactattgaaatatcaatccaccagagaaaagagaaatatcatcgttattgttatgatatgctatgatatttatgtttcagagttgatggtatttaatgatttcaaagccatgttttacagagtatgatatgtacagattgttatgtaagagttccacttgctgagttttatactcatttcagttattcatgtgatgcagataagagggacgggccaggacgttgaatggagccgaggtcatatgcatagaagatggaaggaagaagatattttgctagcattttgacatgatcaaaaaaataatattttctattttgataaaacacttgattgatcatgtatatgtttttgatTATAATGTTGTATGTCAAGAGAGTTTTAAATCCTCCTTCCctctaaataaattttagaaaaatttcgctgttattttacgaaatcgatcagaggtgttacattaagtggtatcagagcaccgttcttcggaccaatgcatatgacttcgtctattttcaacagtccgggtatgtcttcttctacatctattcattgttatggttgatatgtattatgtgagcacattgtaggagttatgcctcctaagagaaaggctgcagagggtgaggatagttcttcatcgagagttgtcgacgagttcggcaagttactgaaagagcaagccaaggttcatagtgaacagattcaacagttgctacgtatgcaaggtacaggtcaaggtagaggccaagtggctcaagcagttggaaccgatgggttatttactgcttttaagagaatggatccgccagaatttgcaggaagcactgatccattggtggctgtagagtggatcaaagcacttgaggcgatttttgatcatctcaaatatgaagacaaggacagagttGGTTTTGCAATATTCATGCTAGTtaaagctgcacgtatttgatggaatgccactaaggtaAGTGTTGATATttcggcattgaagtggcaagagttcactgatcttttcaagacaagtacttcccagatgcacttcgagctcggaaggtgactgagtttttagagcttcggcaaggaggtatgaatgttgatgagtacatcttgaagttcgaggagggctgtctgtttgccccatacattgcctcaaatgacaaagacaagggtgctcatttcattagaggacttcgagcagagatcaggagggacatcaatatgtctaaggcggtgacatttaaagagattgtggctaaagcattgttgcgaagaactcggccgaataaaacctttatctgATAGAtcttgcaactgcgtcttcaactctttcatttctgtcggggccattctatacggagccttagaaataggaaccgtcccGGGGACtaaatcaatcacaaactctacatctctgtccggcgatAAACCCggaacatcatcctcaaatacatcagggaactctctcaccacatcaatatcatcaatattcaacttaaccattctatccatatca from the Primulina tabacum isolate GXHZ01 chromosome 8, ASM2559414v2, whole genome shotgun sequence genome contains:
- the LOC142553667 gene encoding transcription factor PIF1-like isoform X1; translated protein: MNHHVPGFQELEEECSILDSSGFSRPKRLLPTGEEDIMELLWRNGQVVVQRSTKRGGEIEVPAEHLTVRGIRSTAEEQHLFMQEDEMASWLQYPIDDSSFDRDLYADLMDSAAPPPPPPPFQAPVTAIAPPRSVPEIRPHPAPSPPIALQAQKPEFSPRFQNFVHFSRHPCRQSIEPISKPLATVARESTVVESNETPAVGRESRTSLVDFRTQTNTDRGAAALNAPGTSAGKLAAGTYELTVSSSPGGSGSSFSASRKPHRQTRKRTPAGERKRKIREADDNECRSEENDYEEDETKRQGHLLTASSSKRSRAAEVHNLSERRRRDRINEKMKALQQLIPRCNKTDKASMLDEAIEYLKSLQLQVQMMSSMGCGMVPVMYPGMQRFMPAMGMGMGMGMGMGMDMGMNRPMLPYPSMQLPGSGQPNQASPAPHMGAGFHIPTFHLPPVLPVPDSSRIQAVSSMADPMLNSLVSPDPNQPRMPNFVYPYQQFPAGLQQASQLPLPQNQAAAQPNTSKQTGNMENQPSAGRK
- the LOC142553667 gene encoding transcription factor PIF1-like isoform X2, with translation MNHHVPGFQELEEECSILDSSGFSRPKRLLPTGEEDIMELLWRNGQVVVQRSTKRGGEIEVPAEHLTVRGIRSTAEEQHLFMQEDEMASWLQYPIDDSSFDRDLYADLMDSAAPPPPPPPFQAPVTAIAPPRSVPEIRPHPAPSPPIALQAQKPEFSPRFQNFVHFSRHPCRQSIEPISKPLATVARESTVVESNETPAVGRESRTSLVDFRTQTNTDRGAAALNAPGTSAGKLAAGTYELTVSSSPGGSGSSFSASRKPHRQTRKRTPAGERKRKIREADDNECRSEENDYEEDETKRQGHLLTASSSKRSRAAEVHNLSERRRRDRINEKMKALQQLIPRCNKTDKASMLDEAIEYLKSLQLQVQMMSSMGCGMVPVMYPGMQRFMPAMGMGMGMGMGMGMDMGMNRPMLPYPSMQLPGSGQPNQASPAPHMGAGFHIPTFHLPPVLPVPDSSRIQAVSSMADPMLNSLVSPDPNQPRMPNFVYPYQQFPAGLQQASQLPLPQNQAAAQPNTSKQTGNMENQPSAG
- the LOC142553667 gene encoding transcription factor PIF1-like isoform X3, with product MNHHVPGFQELEEECSILDSSGFSRPKRLLPTGEEDIMELLWRNGQVVVQRSTKRGGEIEVPAEHLTVRGIRSTAEEQHLFMQEDEMASWLQYPIDDSSFDRDLYADLMDSAAPPPPPPPFQAPVTAIAPPRSVPEIRPHPAPSPPIALQAQKPEFSPRFQNFVHFSRHPCRQSIEPISKPLATVARESTVVESNETPAVGRESRTSLVDFRTQTNTDRGAAALNAPGTSAGKLAAGTYELTVSSSPGGSGSSFSASRKPHRQTRKRTPAGERKRKIREADDNECRSEENDYEEDETKRQGHLLTASSSKRSRAAEVHNLSERRRRDRINEKMKALQQLIPRCNKTDKASMLDEAIEYLKSLQLQVQMMSSMGCGMVPVMYPGMQRFMPAMGMGMGMGMGMGMDMGMNRPMLPYPSMQLPGSGQPNQASPAPHMGAGFHIPTFHLPPVLPVPDSSRIQAVSSMADPMLNSLVSPDPNQPRMPNFVYPYQQFPAGLQQASQLPLPQLYRLSMGTPILRHEFKHV